GTATGCGCCAGATTGGTCCTAGAGCAGGGCGTACTCTACTCTCCACCCCACCCACCCCTGCAAAGTTCTAATAATGGGGCCAGAAACATGCATATTTGGGGAAGAACACTTCGTCCTATGGCCATTGGATTCGCGGAGATGCCATTGAAGAAGCCCCACCATCTTTCTCAGCTGAGGCCATCATTGCCGGTGCCCACCTCTGCATGCTCTCTGCACTTTGGTACCTCTGCTCACAAGATGAACAGCGCTCAAGCCACAGGTGAAGTGAAAAATTGCTTGCTTATTTGCTCCCACATGTACCAGGCATTGTTTCCTTCCATGCTCCTCACAAGCAAACAAACACACTTTTGTTCACACCATATTTGTCCTCTCCACCTTGCGAGGCGCTCCAATGGCGGCGACGGTGGTGGTCAACATCGTGGTCGGGCCGCTGGTCAAGATCGTGCTGGAGAAGGCGTCCAACTACCTCCTCGACAAGTACAAGGTGATGAAGGGCATGGAGGAGCAGCATGAGATCCTCAAGCGCAGGCTGCCCGCCATCCTCGACGTCATCGCCGACGCCGAGCAGGCGGCAGCCCACAGGGAAGGGGCGGCGGCCTGGCTCCAGGCCATCAAGAAGGTGACCTACCAGGCGAATGAAGTGTTCGACGAGTTCAAGTACGAGGCGCTTCGTCGCAAGGCCAAGAAGGAGGGGCACTACAAGGAGCTTGGCTTCAGTGTGGTAAAGCTCTTTCCCACCCACAACCGCTTCATATTCCGTAACAGGATGGGAAGAAAGCTCCGCAAGATAGTGCGAGCCATTGAGGTTCTTGTGGCTGAAATGAAGGACTTTGACTTCAAGCATCAGCAACCACTGCGGGCATACAACCAGTGGCGACAGAAGGATCATGATATCTTTGATCCGGAGAAAATCACCAGTAGATCGAGAGCCAAAGATAAGAAGAAGCTTGTTGATATACTGGTTGGTCAAGCTAACAATGCAGATCTCACAGTTGTTCCCATCGTTGGAATGGGTGGTCTGGGAAAGACCACGTTAGCTCAACTTGTCTACAATGACACTGAAATTCAGAAGCATTTCAATTTGCTGCTATGGGTGTGTGTCTCTGACAACTTTGATGTGGATTCTCTGGCTAAAAGTATAGTTGAAGCAGCTCTCGAGAAAAATGGTGCAGAAGCAGCTACTTCCATGAGGACGAAGACACCGCTGGATGGCCTTCAGAATGTAGTGAGTGGGCAAAGGTACCTCCTTGTATTGGATGATGTCTGGACACGAGAGGTTCATAAATGGGAGCAGCTCAAGGCCTGCCTTGAACGTGGTGGCATGGGGAGTGTGGTCTTGACAACAACTCGTGATAAAGGAGTTGCGGAAATAGTGGGTACTGTTGAAGCTTATAATCTCGGAGCTTTGGATGGACAATACATAAAGGAAATTATCGAGACAATGTCGTTCAGTTGTTTGAAGAAGGGAGAGGAAAGGCCAGCCGTGTTGATGAATATGGTTGATGAGATTGTGGAGCGATGTTCTGGCTCTCCTTTAGCTGCAATGGCTCTGGGCTCTGTACTGCGTAACAAGACCAGTGAAGAAGAATGGAAAGATGTATCAAGCAGAAGCAACATTTGCACCGTGGAGTCTGGAATCTTACCGATACTCAAGCTCAGTTACAATGACTTGCCGCCACAAATGAAGCAATGCTTTGCTTTTTGTGCTATATTTCCCAAAGATTACGAGATTAATGTGGACAAGCTGATCCAACTATGGATTGCACATGGCTTTATTATCCAAGAAAAGCAAGTTCGTCTTGAAAACATTGGCAAACAGATTTTCAATGAACTAGTCTCAAGGTCATTCTTTCAGGATGTGAAACAAGTCCAGACCACAATCGGTGAAATTGAACAGGACGGGGCGTGTTATGTCAGAAGTACATGTAAAATCCATGATCTTATGCATGATGTTGCACTGTCTGTAATGGAGAATGAATGTGCCTTGGCAACTGAGGACCCAGGCAAGATTGGATATGTTTTCTCAACTGAGGAACCAAGTCAGAGTGAGTGGCTTCCAGACACGGCTCGGCATTTATTTTTGTCATGCAAGGAACCAGCAAGAAAATTGAATAGTTCTCTCAAGAACAGTTCTTCAGCCATCCAAACACTTCTGTGTGATAGCTTTATGAGCAGATCATTGCATCATTTGGCAAAATACAGCTCCTTGCAAGCATTACAGCTCCGTTTGTTGGGATCATTTCCGCTGAAACCAAAACATCTGCATCACCTGAGGTACCTAGATCTCTCAAGAAGTTTAATAAAAGCACTTCCTGAAGATATGAGCATTCTATACAACCTGCAAACGTTGAACCTCTCTGGCTGCGTATCTCTTCGTGAACTTCCAAGACAAATGAAGTATATGGCTGCCCTCCGCCACCTTTACACTCATGGTTGTCCAGAGCTGAAAGGCATGCCTAGAGACCTAAGAAAACTCACATCCCTACAGACACTTACATGTTTTGTTGCAGGTAGTGGCTCTAATTGCAGCAATGTTGGAGAGCTCGGGAATTTAAACCTCGGTGGTCAACTAGAGTTACATCATCTAGAGAATGTGACAGAAGAAGCTGCAAAAGCTGCAAACCTCGTGATGAAGAAGGAAGTAACAGAACTGACATTAAAATGGACTGTTGGATCGGATAACGTTGTTGATGAACCTAGCAGTCGGGATGATGCGAAAGTGCTCGAGGAACTTAAACCTCATGATGGGCTGCATGCTATAAGGATACACACCTATGGAGGCACCACCTTTCCAACATGGACAGCTATGTTGCAAAACATTGTTGTGATCCATATTTCTCATTGTAAGAAACTGCAATGGTTCTTTAGTGGTGACATTAACACATCCTTTGCATTTCCAAATCTGAAGGAGCTTACGTTGCAAGAGCTTGTCTGCTTTGAGAGATGGTGGGAAATAGATAATGTAACGCAAGGAGAAGTGGTGATGTTTCCTCGGCTTGAGAAGTTGCGCATTAGTCAGTGTGAAAAGTTGACAGCATTGCCAGGGCAACCGACCTTCCCAAACCTCCAGATCACTCGTATTGAGAGATGTCCAGAGTTGACGACTAGAGTTGAATCACCAAAGCTCAGTGTATTAAAGATGGAAGGACATGATGTACAGTTGTTTCAGTGGGTAGCCAGGCATATGACTTCATTGACCAATGTTGAACTGCATAGCCTTGTGGACAGTACAGAAACAACCTCGGCGGTGGCTGAGGATGGTTTGAGGGAAGTTCTGGATTGCAAGGAAAAATGGAATGATCATGATTTTCCTCTGACAGTTTTGGTGCTACAAAACTTCAAGTCAGGTATAACAGAGCTGTGTTCATGTTTTGTACACCTGCAAGATTTGTCAGTTTGGAGGTGCCATGCGCTCCTCCACTGGCCAGAAAAGGAGTTTGAAGGATTGGTATCCTTGAGGAAGCTTGTGATTCACCAATGTGAGAATCTGACTGGATATGCACAAGCTTCTACCGAGCCATCAACATCGTCAGAAAAGAGTCAGCTCCTTCCACGTCTAGAGTTACTAGTGATAAGGAAATGTGAAAGTTTGGTTGAGGTCTTCAATGTCCCTGCATCTCTCAGGGTAATGGAAATTCTTTATTGCAAGAAGCTTGAGTCTATATCTGGCAGGAGGCTGCTGCAGGGACAGTCAGCATCGTCGATTCACCAAGGGCCATCTAGTATAGCAGAGGtgtcatcatcaccatcatctgGAGTTGGGGTGGAGAATTTAGAAACGTTAAAATTAGTCGAGTGTCATAGCTTAACAGGGGTCCTGCGTCTCCCTTCGTCCCTCAAGGTTCTAGACATTGATAGCTGCAGTGGGCTGACATCTCTGGAATCTCACTCCGGAGAGCTTCCATCATTGGAGTACCTCTACCTTTGGAGTTGCAATAAACTGTCATCCCTACTGGATGGGCCACGAGCATACTCTTATCTCCAAAGTCTTTACATTAAGAACTGCCCTGGTATAAAGGCGTTCCCTACAAGCCTGCAGCAAAGGCTGGGCAGCATCCAGGAGGAATACACAGATGCTCATTATTATGGAAGTAAGCATGTAACACTTACTTTCTCTATTACTTCTTACTAGTGAGTATTAATTGTGCTATTTAGATAACTATAATAGCATCACTCGTAGGACGGCAGAAAAATGAAGCAAATTAAATAGTCTTTTAACCTAAATTTGTCATTTCTCAATTTATTGATGTTCTTCTAAGCGCAAGTTTTTGCATTATTAACGTTTGCAGATAAGCCAAGGCCTATCCCTATCCTGCTGAAACCAAAGACATGGAAATGTGCCATCCGTAGAGATTAGAGGGCTATAAACAGAATCACGGGACGAGAATACTTCCACAGGTTTGTGATGTAGAAATATGCCTACACTGCGGGAACCTTTGATTGGTTTTCTTATTTCTTGCAAAAAGAATTAAGCTGGTGGAATTGTTTGCAGAATTCTTCCAGCATACAGGGACTGGAAAGAGAGATCACTTGGGGTGGAGCTATTCTCTTGCTGAGAGGCCCACAAGTTGTTGCCATGCTGAACTGCGAGATCCGTAATCAGGAAGCGCTTCTAATACTATTGGCTATCAATCATTTCATTCTGTTCCCAGAAGATCTTGTTGGAATAATTACTTGTATTTTTCCACCTCTGTTTACCTACGGTCATGTCCTAGGCACTGTCAGTTTTCTGTGCTAGGCACCGTCAGTTTTCTGTTGAAATTCCGTCGCAGTTTCCCTGTTTTATCTGTGAACCTGTATAAACAGAGTACCGCCATTTAGAGTCAGTATTCCGTTTATCGCATATATATAGGCAATGTTATTTACGAAGCTGTTGATTCTCTCTTGTACTATGCACCAGATTTCATGGAGGGGATTATCCCAGATGTAGCTTGCCTGTCGTCTGTCGGCTTTCAACAGGAAAAATGCATGTGGAAACAGAGGAATGACATTTTTCTTTGGGCGATGCATGTGGTCTCGTCTACAGGTTCTCTGGCACATCTGGAAGCACCAATGTTAACCTGCTGCTGGGGTTCGGCCACAGACCCTGTCGTGGTGGTCAGGCAACTGTTGAAGACTGTTCACTGAATCAGGCTGCTCTGTTAATTTTTTTTTCAGTTTCTGATGTTTTTTTGCAGTGTTTCTTCAGCTACCTTAGCAACGATATGTATCTATCTGGAGTCTTTTGACGCCTGTTACCATGCGTTTCATTTTCAATGAAACTGGGACAGGGCGTGGGCCTTTTGATCGGGTTTTTAAATTTTTATTTCCAGCGCAATCTAAGCTAGATATAAGATTTCAGTTTCTCAAGATACGATGTTCATCCGAATCCATCCTGACTTGTTCTTTTGTTTATTGACAATTATATGCATTTGAATCTGTTGATTAGTCCTCATACTCTGCTTTTGTTTGTTTCTCAAGACCAGCTGTTGGAATATTCTTCTCAAATGAGGTTAGGAACTTTGGTATACACAATTCGACGTCGCGAACCGCTTCAGGTTGTAAGTACTAACTAGAGAGCTGGGACTTCAAATTTTCAAGATATGTTGAATTGTTGATGTCCATCGCCAATTTCGACCTGGTAACTGCTCGTCAGAGCAAATCAACAATTTCAGAACCCACACACGCAAGATACATATTGTACAATAGCAGTGTGATATGTATAATATTATCATGAAGAGTGAGGAGTTCGTCAGTCCAGAGAACAACCAAGGGAGATATGTACAATAGCACTGCTctgctttttcttcttttttttttctttttcagttTTCAGTAGTACTCCTATAGTAGATAAGAGCCTCCTTCCTAACGGCAGACAGAAGTCCGTCATCCTCATCGCTCATCGTCGTCGAGGAGGAAGATGTAGACAAACTTTGCTTGATCATCATCAGGAAGTTCAGAAAAAGGAATCGTGTAAGAAGTAGTTCAGAAAAACATTTGCATCACTCTAAGCAACCAATGAGGTACTGGCTACAACAAAACTACAAAAAGGACTGAATAATTACATGACAGAATGCAATGAACACGACGATCAATTAGCCGTAGCTCGATTAAGAAGAGAGGTTTATGGGAGTCAAGAAGGGCTGAGATGTGCTTATGTTTTTTCGCAGTGGGTTTCAGAGATAGTGTGTGGTTTTCAGGCCTGAGCATCCGGACTGGTCACCGACGGTATTTCGGTCCTACTCGTCGGTGATCCTGGCCTCGATCGGGCAGCTTGCCCATGTCCTGCCCTCGATCTCGAAAACGTCGGTCAGGGGCCTCAGAGAAACATGCGTGATACTGTCAGGCAAGTGCTGCAAGGTGTTGTGAACTTGTTTTGAGTCAATTAGCCATAGCTCGATTAAGAAGAGAGGTTTATTACATGATGAGGCGAGTTCATCAGTCCGGAGAACAAAGTGCAAGCCTGTTCATTACAGTGTACAGTAGTAGCACGTACTGTATTTTACATCCACCAGGAGAACAGAGATCAAAAATAATAATGCAAAAGGAAGTAATAAGAACAAAATTAGTGTTGGTTCTGTAGATATGTCAGGCTCCTAGAAAACGCAGCAGCAACCATGGAGCAAACACAGGCACAGCGTGCATACAGATTCGGGCATGCAAAGGAGAAGTTTCCTCATCCTCACCCTCCACCTGAGCTTCCTCCTGCCCAATTGGCACGATCTGTGCTTGATCTGGAACACGTTCCGGCAATCCTGAAAACGACAGAATGCTTCTTCAGACAGAGCTCGCAGACCACAGAGCAGCATCACCAGAAGGTTCAGAAACAAGGAATCATGTTTCATGTGAACAAAAGGTTCAGACAAGCAAGATTCTGGATGTTTTTTACACGACAGAATGCAGCCAACTGGAAGATCAATTTTCAGACCTGGACTGGAGGCACACCCAACATCCTGATTGAGAGGTCACCGACGGCGTTACGGTTATGCTCGTTGCCGGTGATCCTGACCTCGATCGGGAAGCTTGTCAATGGTCGCCCTCGGCATGCCGTTGGTGCCATTGATCTCTCCCGAAGAGTCCACTGCATTCCTCTGTATGTGTTCGGAGAGACATGATAGCGTTCAGTAACTGGTTTCAGACGCAATAACTCCAGTCCAGAGTCCGGACCACCGACCGGATCGACCTGCTCGCTGACAAGCCTTCCCGGAGTGAGGAGGCTGTACATCACATTAACTAAGCTGCATTGCCCAGTAATGACAACAAGTTGGCCTATAAAGCATGTAGTCAAAATCTGTGTGCTTTGATTATTTAAACAGTCAAATGATATTCACATTGTAAGGCGAAAGTAATATTCTCAAACTTGTCATGAAAAACGCTATCATATCATAgtatttttaaaaatatttttcttttaatatacacacatcaaatgtaacGGCCATTTACTCCCTCAGTTCAAAATTAAGTGACGCGGGGAGACAAATTTTGACTGTGGTCTCCACATTTCAAATCTCCAGCTCCAGGGTCCCAACTCGCGATCATCTCCTCCTCTGGATCCCCAGCTCCATGCTGTTAAGCTTACTTCAAAACCCCCTGGAAAGACTCAGACGTATGGCTCAAGAGGCCCATGCATGGACAAAAAGGGGGGAACAACAATTTTTAGATAAATTGTGAATGTCAGGACTTGAATTTAAGACCTTAGCCCCTAGTACCATGTTAACCTTCATGTACTAGCCAACGCAACTAAAAATCTGAACTGATGAAAAGAGCTAGACAATCCACGTATACACTTCAACACAGGCTACCCGCCGGCCAGCGCCTCCAGCACCCCACCCTAGGCACCAGCACCtcgcagcagaagaagaagaggtTGCTCTAGGCTCCAACCACCTCACTGCGGAAGACGAAGAAGAGCTTGCTCCAGGCTCCAACCACCTAGCCGCAGTCATGTTTCcttgaatttgaatttgagccctgaagaagaggaagaaggagcaCAACCTGAATAAGAAGAAGGTGCTCCTTTCCAACATGGAGTAAAAATGTGACTTGCAGTATGTTCGCAAATATAAAA
This sequence is a window from Aegilops tauschii subsp. strangulata cultivar AL8/78 chromosome 7, Aet v6.0, whole genome shotgun sequence. Protein-coding genes within it:
- the LOC109765840 gene encoding LOW QUALITY PROTEIN: disease resistance protein RGA2 (The sequence of the model RefSeq protein was modified relative to this genomic sequence to represent the inferred CDS: deleted 3 bases in 3 codons); the protein is MAATVVVNIVVGPLVKIVLEKASNYLLDKYKVMKGMEEQHEILKRRLPAILDVIADAEQAAAHREGAAAWLQAIKKVTYQANEVFDEFKYEALRRKAKKEGHYKELGFSVVKLFPTHNRFIFRNRMGRKLRKIVRAIEVLVAEMKDFDFKHQQPLRAYNQWRQKDHDIFDPEKITSRSRAKDKKKLVDILVGQANNADLTVVPIVGMGGLGKTTLAQLVYNDTEIQKHFNLLLWVCVSDNFDVDSLAKSIVEAALEKNGAEAATSMRTKTPLDGLQNVVSGQRYLLVLDDVWTREVHKWEQLKACLERGGMGSVVLTTTRDKGVAEIVGTVEAYNLGALDGQYIKEIIETMSFSCLKKGEERPAVLMNMVDEIVERCSGSPLAAMALGSVLRNKTSEEEWKDVSSRSNICTVESGILPILKLSYNDLPPQMKQCFAFCAIFPKDYEINVDKLIQLWIAHGFIIQEKQVRLENIGKQIFNELVSRSFFQDVKQVQTTIGEIEQDGACYVRSTCKIHDLMHDVALSVMENECALATEDPGKIGYVFSTEEPSQSEWLPDTARHLFLSCKEPARKLNSSLKNSSSAIQTLLCDSFMSRSLHHLAKYSSLQALQLRLLGSFPLKPKHLHHLRYLDLSRSLIKALPEDMSILYNLQTLNLSGCVSLRELPRQMKYMAALRHLYTHGCPELKGMPRDLRKLTSLQTLTCFVAGSGSNCSNVGELGNLNLGGQLELHHLENVTEEAAKAANLVMKKEVTELTLKWTVGSDNVVDEPSSRDDAKVLEELKPHDGLHAIRIHTYGGTTFPTWTAMLQNIVVIHISHCKKLQWFFSGDINTSFAFPNLKELTLQELVCFERWWEIDNVTQGEVVMFPRLEKLRISQCEKLTALPGQPTFPNLQITRIERCPELTTRVESPKLSVLKMEGHDVQLFQWVARHMTSLTNVELHSLVDSTETTSAVAEDGLREVLDCKEKWNDHDFPLTVLVLQNFKSGITELCSCFVHLQDLSVWRCHALLHWPEKEFEGLVSLRKLVIHQCENLTDMHKLLRAINIVRKESAPSTSRVTSDKECESLVEVFNVPASLRVMEILYCKKLESISGRRLLQGQSASSIHQGPSSIAEVSSSPSSGVGVENLETLKLVECHSLTGVLRLPSSLKVLDIDSCSGLTSLESHSGELPSLEYLYLWSCNKLSSLLDGPRAYSYLQSLYIKNCPGIKAFPTSLQQRLGSIQEEYTDAHYYGNKPRPIPILLKPKTWKCAIRRD